From one Mesotoga sp. UBA6090 genomic stretch:
- a CDS encoding D-sedoheptulose-7-phosphate isomerase, with the protein MELEDVARKAFEESIRVKREFIERYEEALLEVAREVARRIGNGGTVYFMGNGGSAADAAHLAAELVGRFYLERRPIRAVSLPSNDSILTEIPNDFGYDQIFSRQLEAFLREEDVVIAISTSGNSKNIVRGLEVARKRLSLRIGMTGRTGGDMLDRCDYLFKVDSTDVPRIQETHITLGHVLCQLIEAMVAEER; encoded by the coding sequence ATGGAGCTTGAAGACGTGGCCCGAAAGGCCTTTGAAGAAAGTATTCGGGTGAAGAGAGAGTTTATTGAACGTTATGAAGAGGCTCTTCTGGAGGTTGCACGTGAGGTTGCACGTAGAATCGGTAACGGTGGTACGGTCTATTTCATGGGAAATGGAGGAAGCGCTGCAGATGCCGCTCATCTGGCAGCGGAACTTGTGGGAAGATTCTATCTTGAGAGAAGACCAATAAGGGCAGTGTCCTTGCCCAGCAACGACTCGATTCTTACCGAGATCCCGAATGATTTCGGGTATGATCAGATCTTTTCGAGACAGCTGGAAGCATTTCTGAGAGAAGAGGATGTTGTGATAGCGATAAGCACGAGCGGAAACTCGAAGAATATTGTAAGGGGTCTCGAAGTAGCTAGGAAAAGGCTCTCTCTGAGGATCGGCATGACTGGCAGGACGGGCGGCGACATGCTCGATCGCTGTGACTATTTATTCAAGGTTGATTCAACGGATGTCCCGAGAATACAGGAGACGCACATAACGCTGGGGCACGTGCTTTGCCAGCTAATAGAAGCGATGGTAGCTGAAGAAAGATAG